In Chloroflexota bacterium, the following are encoded in one genomic region:
- a CDS encoding glycosyltransferase family 39 protein, which yields MTSEAHPEAEPVQDAQQLAAWPVLLPRRALLAELALVLLLAGLALGVLRWQAHEQDFSVDESRWIATSRYFWITFLERDLFGQAWEPNYLVLTHPPVARYVIGFGLWLQGWTPDTLNGRYDTDRSRDFNRRQGNIPSRELLDDARRVVFVFALGASLLLYPIGRLLAGPAGGAAAVLFALANPLLPAIWTRTLAESVLAFLTLLAFWLATLVARHEGRARVAFWWAVGLGVSLGLGAATKLTGVLGGLGLALFALGQYALRWRATRRWPGLGFWPDAALVTVLTFFLVNPLLYPDPLSRTVMLFEHRRDEMQQQAIGTPRLAVPDDLTVRAALMHRRTFVDFGTLHRWLGLPLDAGLTVLGAGVALAASWRAARRTATLGPPALLLCWAASTYIISTVALGFDSSHYVALPLLWSVLFEGLAAAAGLTAGWSWLRQRRVRRVPPDRRSVGA from the coding sequence GTGACGTCAGAGGCGCACCCGGAGGCGGAGCCAGTGCAAGACGCCCAGCAACTCGCGGCGTGGCCGGTGCTGCTGCCGCGTCGCGCACTGCTGGCCGAGCTGGCGCTCGTGCTGCTGCTGGCCGGGCTGGCCTTGGGCGTGCTGCGCTGGCAGGCCCACGAGCAGGACTTCTCGGTTGACGAGAGCCGCTGGATCGCCACGAGCCGCTACTTCTGGATCACCTTCCTCGAACGGGATCTGTTCGGGCAGGCCTGGGAGCCAAACTACCTTGTGCTGACCCATCCGCCGGTCGCGCGCTACGTCATCGGGTTCGGGCTGTGGCTCCAGGGGTGGACCCCGGACACGCTCAACGGCCGCTACGACACTGACCGCAGCCGCGACTTCAACCGGCGGCAGGGCAACATCCCCTCCCGCGAGCTGCTGGACGACGCGCGGCGGGTCGTGTTCGTCTTCGCGCTCGGGGCCAGCCTGCTGCTCTACCCGATTGGCCGCCTGCTGGCCGGGCCAGCCGGCGGCGCAGCAGCCGTCCTCTTCGCGCTGGCAAACCCACTGCTGCCCGCGATCTGGACGCGGACGCTGGCCGAATCGGTCCTGGCGTTTCTCACGCTGCTGGCGTTCTGGCTGGCGACGCTGGTCGCGCGGCACGAAGGGCGCGCGCGGGTGGCCTTCTGGTGGGCGGTCGGGCTGGGCGTGAGCCTCGGACTCGGCGCGGCGACCAAGCTGACGGGCGTGCTTGGCGGACTCGGGCTGGCGCTGTTCGCCCTCGGGCAGTACGCGCTGCGCTGGCGGGCCACGCGGCGCTGGCCGGGCCTGGGGTTCTGGCCGGATGCAGCGCTGGTCACGGTGTTGACCTTCTTCCTGGTCAATCCGCTCCTCTACCCGGATCCGCTCAGCCGGACGGTCATGCTCTTCGAGCACCGCCGCGACGAGATGCAGCAGCAGGCCATCGGGACACCGCGCCTCGCCGTCCCCGACGACCTGACCGTGCGGGCCGCGCTGATGCATCGCCGGACGTTTGTAGACTTCGGCACGCTGCACCGGTGGCTCGGCCTCCCGCTCGATGCTGGCCTGACAGTCCTCGGCGCGGGCGTAGCGCTGGCCGCAAGCTGGCGCGCTGCCCGGCGCACGGCGACGCTCGGACCGCCGGCGCTGCTCCTGTGCTGGGCGGCATCGACGTATATCATCAGCACCGTGGCGCTCGGCTTCGATTCATCGCATTATGTCGCGTTGCCGCTGCTGTGGAGCGTACTGTTCGAAGGTCTGGCGGCAGCGGCGGGCCTGACGGCCGGCTGGTCATGGCTACGACAGCGGCGAGTGCGGCGCGTGCCTCCTGACCGGCGCAGCGTCGGGGCGTGA
- a CDS encoding ribonuclease H-like domain-containing protein gives MSSSQHDPLADAETSAAAPTPAVAAPSAAGRPAVDARTLLFGQDETPGIVSVSASRDGRARVWRRLPAPDGSGSRVVLEEDTFPSWLFLADASVLAPLKPEKLDRSVLLAGHPALPPSGLAVVDLEGGGVYRHLVLTARMADVESCVLAAYRKRNGSVPARGISDLRGVAYSRPLVEQYLAVTGRTYFKGMAYADVRRLQFDLETTGLSSERDQIFMISITDSDGYRALIDVADYDERGLIERFVEIVRERDPDILENHNIFGFDLPFLVQRARTLDVDLALGRDGTAPGSYQDVVKVGEKTDSFNRSIVAGREVVDTLHAVRRYGAIVRDMRHQGLKEAARYFGVAKDDREYVPGPEIWSTFQRDPERVRRYALDDVLEVDELSRLLLGTSFSLAQMVPKPYERIATSGTGQGLIEPLLVRAYLTHARALPGGSSRGGTYPGGRTELFTSGVVRHVVKADVASLYPSLMLTYRIGPKTDHLGAFLALLRELTTLRLAHKLEIRKHPPGSLEAHGHEAASNAMKQLINSFYGSLGTSIALFGDLDAAGEVTRRGREVLGQMLLALEQRGVLLVEADTDGVLFSVPSTWTEADERRLVDEVSASLPEGISVEHDGRYAAMYSYAEKNYILQRYDGQVRMVGGSFRSSRSERYGEQFLRSAAPLLLEGRFEDLRALYLDTVDRLRSHQVPIEDLCLSVILSKSPDAYAKSGRREEQYEVLQAARRRWRAGDRVTYYQGRGNRKRLLDQFDHDEDAEYYVRRLKEVYAQRFVRALTREDFEALFGENLSLWETSLADIVPLTTRERTPTPY, from the coding sequence ATGTCCTCAAGCCAGCACGACCCCCTCGCAGACGCTGAAACATCGGCCGCCGCGCCCACCCCTGCCGTCGCCGCGCCTTCCGCTGCTGGCCGCCCGGCAGTCGATGCGCGCACCCTCCTGTTCGGGCAGGACGAGACGCCCGGGATCGTCTCGGTCAGCGCCTCCCGCGATGGCCGAGCGCGGGTCTGGCGTCGGCTCCCTGCTCCTGATGGATCGGGCAGCCGCGTGGTGCTCGAGGAGGACACGTTCCCGAGCTGGCTCTTCCTGGCAGACGCCTCGGTGCTGGCCCCGCTGAAGCCGGAGAAGCTGGATCGCAGCGTCCTGCTGGCCGGGCATCCGGCGCTGCCGCCGTCCGGCCTCGCGGTGGTGGATCTCGAAGGCGGCGGCGTCTACCGCCATCTCGTGCTGACCGCGCGCATGGCCGATGTCGAGTCCTGCGTGCTGGCGGCCTACCGGAAGCGCAACGGCAGCGTGCCCGCCCGTGGCATCTCCGACCTGCGCGGGGTGGCCTACTCCCGCCCGCTGGTCGAGCAGTACCTCGCCGTGACCGGCCGCACCTACTTCAAGGGCATGGCCTACGCCGACGTGCGCCGCTTGCAGTTCGACCTGGAGACGACCGGCCTCAGCTCCGAGCGCGACCAGATTTTCATGATCAGCATCACCGACTCGGACGGCTACCGTGCGCTGATCGACGTGGCCGACTACGACGAGCGCGGCCTGATCGAGCGGTTTGTGGAGATCGTCCGCGAGCGCGACCCCGACATCCTGGAGAACCACAACATCTTCGGCTTTGACCTGCCGTTCCTGGTGCAACGAGCCAGAACCCTCGACGTCGATCTGGCGCTCGGACGAGACGGTACGGCGCCCGGCAGCTACCAGGATGTGGTGAAAGTCGGAGAGAAGACCGACTCATTCAATCGGTCGATTGTGGCCGGCCGCGAGGTCGTGGACACCTTGCACGCCGTTCGCCGGTACGGCGCGATCGTGCGCGACATGCGCCACCAGGGCCTCAAGGAGGCGGCGCGTTACTTCGGCGTGGCGAAGGACGACCGGGAGTACGTGCCGGGGCCGGAGATCTGGTCCACCTTCCAGCGCGATCCGGAGCGGGTGCGCCGGTACGCCCTGGACGACGTGTTGGAGGTGGACGAGCTGTCGCGGCTGCTGCTCGGCACGTCGTTCTCGCTGGCCCAGATGGTGCCGAAGCCGTACGAGCGGATCGCTACCTCAGGGACGGGGCAGGGGCTGATCGAGCCGTTGCTGGTGCGCGCCTACCTGACCCACGCTCGGGCGCTGCCGGGCGGCAGCAGCCGGGGCGGCACCTACCCCGGCGGGCGCACCGAACTGTTCACCAGCGGCGTGGTGCGACACGTCGTCAAGGCGGACGTTGCATCGCTCTACCCCAGCCTGATGCTGACCTACCGCATCGGCCCGAAGACGGACCACCTCGGGGCGTTCCTGGCGCTCCTGCGCGAGCTGACGACGCTGCGGCTGGCGCACAAGCTGGAGATCAGGAAGCACCCGCCGGGCAGCCTGGAAGCACACGGCCACGAAGCGGCCTCAAACGCCATGAAACAGCTCATCAACTCGTTCTATGGCAGTCTGGGCACCAGCATCGCGCTGTTCGGCGACCTGGACGCGGCCGGCGAGGTGACCCGCCGTGGCCGCGAGGTGCTCGGGCAGATGCTCCTGGCGCTGGAGCAGCGGGGCGTCCTCCTGGTGGAGGCCGACACCGACGGCGTCCTGTTCAGCGTGCCGTCCACCTGGACCGAGGCCGACGAGCGCCGTCTGGTGGACGAGGTCAGCGCCTCACTGCCGGAGGGCATCAGCGTCGAGCATGATGGCCGCTACGCCGCGATGTACAGCTACGCGGAAAAGAACTACATCCTGCAACGGTACGATGGACAGGTTCGGATGGTGGGCGGCTCGTTCCGCTCGTCGCGCAGCGAGCGGTATGGCGAGCAGTTCCTGCGGTCGGCCGCGCCGCTGCTGCTGGAGGGCCGCTTCGAAGACCTGCGGGCGCTCTACCTGGACACCGTCGACCGGCTGCGGAGCCATCAGGTTCCGATTGAGGATCTCTGCCTCTCGGTGATTCTCTCGAAGAGTCCGGACGCCTACGCCAAGAGCGGCCGGCGCGAGGAGCAGTACGAGGTGCTCCAGGCGGCCAGGCGGCGCTGGCGGGCCGGCGACCGCGTCACCTACTACCAGGGGCGCGGCAACCGGAAGCGCCTGCTGGACCAGTTCGACCATGATGAGGACGCCGAGTACTACGTGCGGCGGCTCAAAGAGGTCTACGCCCAGCGGTTCGTGCGGGCGCTGACGCGCGAGGACTTCGAGGCGCTGTTCGGCGAGAACCTGAGCCTCTGGGAAACCAGCCTCGCCGACATCGTGCCGCTGACGACGCGCGAGCGGACGCCGACGCCGTATTAG
- a CDS encoding antibiotic biosynthesis monooxygenase — MSVTVVGRWQVPAGFEEAASTRASHELAARSGAPPARRRVHVFQALDDPQSMLYVAEWSSRPAFEAYRDQGDPDTFEAVLRDREAVNICERLMFFGNYAYRAQVTRCIVVDLPAGAAADVQQVLLPNGRWAMHGSAGLVRYTVYREITHARRYVIVHGWQSTADLEAQSPRRAALEAALAGFSVTLRQFVGHEYASTDPL, encoded by the coding sequence ATGTCCGTCACCGTTGTCGGCCGGTGGCAGGTTCCAGCCGGCTTCGAAGAGGCAGCCAGCACGCGAGCGAGCCACGAGCTGGCCGCCCGTAGTGGCGCGCCGCCGGCCCGACGGCGCGTCCACGTCTTCCAGGCGCTGGATGACCCCCAGAGCATGCTCTACGTCGCCGAGTGGTCCAGCCGCCCGGCCTTTGAAGCGTACCGTGACCAGGGCGACCCGGATACGTTCGAGGCCGTCCTGCGGGATCGCGAGGCCGTCAACATCTGCGAGCGGCTGATGTTCTTCGGCAACTACGCCTACCGGGCACAGGTGACGCGCTGCATCGTCGTCGATCTCCCGGCAGGCGCAGCCGCCGACGTACAGCAGGTGCTCCTGCCCAACGGACGCTGGGCCATGCACGGCTCAGCCGGGCTGGTGCGCTACACCGTCTATCGTGAGATCACCCATGCGCGCCGCTACGTGATCGTCCACGGCTGGCAGAGCACGGCGGACCTCGAAGCCCAGAGCCCCCGCAGGGCGGCGCTGGAAGCGGCGCTGGCGGGCTTCAGCGTCACCCTGCGCCAGTTCGTCGGGCACGAGTACGCCTCCACCGATCCTCTGTAA
- a CDS encoding sigma-70 family RNA polymerase sigma factor yields MAINLDYDIDLQLEAAATEAEIAATSEPELQTEDHLAGTPEDLSAAALYLREVARNPLLTPQEEIDFAQRNEKGREAREQLLNASDDLAFEQRIELERVAADGAWTRRRLVECNLRLVVSVARKYIGRGLPFLDLVQEGNLGLDRAVDKYDWRKGFRFSTYAYWWIRQSVSRAVAEQARTIRLPVHVGEFLSSIARAQRELASRLGREPSLVEVAEYLELPISRVEETLRAAKLPISLETPVGEDGETSVGDLVPDLEATDLQAAAERSDLARRLDDALGAALTEREQAVLRLRFGLGGGEAQALGDIGQELGISRERVRQIEAEALRKLRRTDIRSRLAEYLEG; encoded by the coding sequence ATGGCTATCAATCTGGACTACGATATCGACCTCCAGTTGGAGGCCGCTGCCACCGAGGCAGAGATCGCGGCGACCTCCGAGCCTGAGCTGCAGACTGAGGACCATCTTGCGGGTACGCCCGAGGATCTGAGCGCGGCTGCCCTCTACCTCCGTGAGGTTGCCAGGAACCCCCTGCTGACCCCGCAGGAGGAGATCGACTTCGCCCAGCGCAATGAGAAGGGCCGCGAGGCCCGCGAGCAGCTTCTGAACGCGAGCGATGACCTCGCCTTCGAGCAGCGCATTGAGCTGGAGCGCGTCGCGGCGGACGGCGCCTGGACGCGGCGGCGGCTCGTCGAGTGCAACCTGCGGCTCGTGGTCTCGGTGGCGCGCAAGTACATCGGGCGTGGCCTGCCGTTCCTGGACCTCGTCCAGGAGGGGAACCTCGGCCTCGACCGGGCCGTCGACAAGTACGACTGGCGGAAGGGCTTCCGCTTCTCGACCTATGCCTACTGGTGGATCCGACAGTCGGTGAGCCGGGCGGTGGCCGAGCAGGCGCGCACCATCCGCCTCCCCGTCCATGTCGGCGAGTTCCTGTCGAGCATCGCGCGGGCGCAGCGTGAGCTGGCCAGCCGGCTCGGGCGCGAGCCGTCGCTGGTCGAGGTGGCCGAGTATCTGGAGCTGCCGATCTCGCGCGTCGAGGAGACGCTGCGGGCTGCGAAGCTGCCGATCTCGCTGGAGACGCCGGTTGGCGAGGATGGCGAGACGTCGGTCGGCGATCTCGTGCCGGACCTGGAGGCCACGGACCTGCAGGCGGCGGCCGAGCGCTCTGACCTGGCGCGGCGGCTGGACGATGCCCTCGGCGCGGCCCTGACCGAGCGCGAGCAGGCGGTCCTGCGGCTGCGGTTCGGCCTGGGTGGCGGCGAGGCGCAGGCCCTCGGCGACATCGGCCAGGAGCTGGGCATCAGCCGCGAGCGGGTGCGCCAGATCGAGGCTGAGGCGCTGCGAAAGCTGCGCCGAACGGACATCCGCTCTCGGCTCGCCGAGTACCTGGAGGGCTAA
- the pheA gene encoding prephenate dehydratase, protein MSEAEDAVDLAAIRRQVDDLDTQIVELLVRRTEAARQIGQQAQAAGGALFAPAAEADLLARLTAQTAGRVKPEQLRTVYREILSASREAVRPPRIAFLGPRATFGHQAAIQRFGSSAVYVPTPTNADIVTEVERGNADYGVIPIENSTGGPVEESQDRLVETRLQVCDEVTIHISQCLMSNSPIDEVRTVYSHAQSLAQTRRWVAEHLPGRALQALPSNGLAAERASQEAGAAAIAPRLAAEEYGMNVLAENIQDNPHNYTRFWVVGPHMSERPTGNDKTAIVFSIHDRAGTLRSVASVFADRDISLSSIQSRPARHTGWGSTWDYLFFFELRGHAAEPHVQEALAALEEYTVFVKVLGSWPLETADATA, encoded by the coding sequence GTGAGTGAGGCAGAGGACGCCGTCGATCTCGCTGCGATCCGTCGCCAGGTTGACGATCTGGATACCCAGATCGTCGAGTTGCTGGTGCGCCGCACCGAGGCCGCGCGCCAGATCGGGCAGCAGGCCCAGGCTGCGGGCGGAGCCTTGTTCGCCCCGGCCGCCGAGGCCGATCTGCTGGCCCGCCTGACGGCGCAGACCGCTGGCCGCGTCAAGCCCGAGCAGCTCCGCACCGTCTACCGTGAGATCCTCTCGGCCTCGCGCGAGGCCGTGCGCCCGCCGCGGATCGCCTTTCTCGGGCCGCGCGCCACGTTCGGGCACCAGGCGGCGATCCAGCGCTTCGGCAGCAGCGCCGTCTACGTCCCGACCCCCACCAACGCCGACATCGTCACCGAGGTCGAGCGCGGCAACGCCGACTACGGCGTGATCCCGATTGAGAACTCGACGGGTGGGCCGGTCGAAGAGAGCCAGGACCGGCTGGTCGAGACGCGCCTCCAGGTCTGCGATGAGGTCACGATCCACATCTCGCAGTGCCTGATGTCGAACTCGCCGATAGACGAGGTCAGGACCGTCTACTCACACGCGCAGTCGCTGGCGCAGACGCGCCGCTGGGTCGCCGAGCACCTGCCCGGCCGGGCGCTCCAGGCCCTGCCGAGCAACGGCCTTGCCGCCGAGCGCGCCAGCCAGGAGGCTGGCGCGGCAGCCATCGCACCGAGGCTGGCGGCCGAAGAGTACGGCATGAACGTCCTGGCCGAGAACATCCAGGACAACCCCCACAACTACACCCGATTCTGGGTCGTCGGGCCACACATGAGCGAGCGCCCGACCGGCAACGACAAGACGGCCATCGTGTTCAGCATCCACGACCGGGCCGGCACGCTCAGGAGCGTCGCCAGCGTCTTCGCCGACCGCGACATCAGCCTCAGCTCGATCCAGTCCCGGCCGGCCCGCCACACCGGCTGGGGATCGACCTGGGACTACCTGTTCTTCTTCGAGCTACGGGGGCACGCCGCCGAGCCGCACGTCCAGGAAGCCCTCGCCGCGCTCGAAGAGTACACCGTCTTCGTCAAGGTGCTCGGCTCCTGGCCGCTCGAAACGGCGGACGCGACGGCCTGA
- a CDS encoding phytanoyl-CoA dioxygenase family protein, whose protein sequence is MKVLTPAQRQQFEDEGYVVVDQVLDPAREIAPVMDEFSGVLDDVAASLRAEGAIASTYPELSFSDRLTRICAESGRNFPDRFDISLPFKGVQRDTPIHLGPSVFRLMTSPRLLDAVEDIIGPEIFSNPVQHVRMKLPRRAVSDAFRNSSLMSKTGWHQDIGVILEEADVATILTVWIPLSDATEENGCLEVIPGSHRNTLIEHCSTTGGMRIPDILLPAQRSRPLPMPAGSVILMNQQTVHASLDNVTEDQVRLSFDLRYQPIGQPTGRPAFPGFVARSAAHPETVLSDPAGWARLWLDTRERLARIEEELRFTRWNSESAVCA, encoded by the coding sequence GTGAAGGTACTGACACCCGCCCAGCGCCAGCAGTTCGAGGACGAGGGCTACGTCGTCGTCGATCAGGTGCTCGATCCGGCCCGCGAGATCGCCCCGGTCATGGACGAGTTCTCGGGTGTCCTGGACGACGTCGCGGCGTCGTTGCGGGCCGAGGGGGCCATCGCCTCGACGTATCCGGAGCTGTCGTTCAGCGACCGCCTCACGCGGATCTGCGCCGAGAGCGGGCGAAACTTCCCGGACCGCTTCGACATCAGCCTGCCCTTCAAGGGCGTCCAGCGCGACACGCCGATCCACCTTGGGCCGTCCGTCTTCCGCCTGATGACCAGCCCGCGTCTGCTGGATGCCGTCGAGGACATCATCGGCCCGGAGATCTTCTCGAACCCGGTTCAGCATGTTCGGATGAAGCTGCCCAGGCGGGCCGTCTCCGACGCGTTTCGCAACAGCAGCCTGATGTCCAAGACCGGCTGGCACCAGGACATTGGCGTCATCCTGGAAGAGGCGGACGTGGCGACGATCCTGACCGTCTGGATCCCGCTGAGCGACGCCACCGAGGAGAACGGTTGCCTGGAGGTGATCCCGGGGAGCCACCGCAACACCCTGATCGAGCACTGCTCGACCACCGGCGGCATGCGTATCCCGGACATCCTCCTGCCGGCCCAGCGGTCACGCCCACTCCCGATGCCGGCTGGCAGCGTCATCCTGATGAACCAGCAGACGGTCCACGCCTCGCTGGACAACGTGACCGAGGATCAGGTCCGCCTGAGCTTCGATTTGCGCTATCAGCCCATCGGACAGCCGACGGGACGGCCGGCGTTCCCGGGCTTCGTTGCCCGCAGCGCCGCCCACCCCGAGACGGTCCTCAGCGATCCAGCGGGCTGGGCGCGGCTCTGGCTCGACACGCGCGAGCGGCTGGCCCGCATCGAGGAGGAGCTGCGCTTCACCCGCTGGAACAGCGAGTCCGCGGTCTGCGCCTGA
- the lgt gene encoding prolipoprotein diacylglyceryl transferase yields the protein MIEINIDPTLLRLGPLMITWHGFFTAVGVLAGIWLATRFAVERGYTEDDIMSIALWCVVGGIVGARLFHVIDAWEYYAADPLAILRVNEGGLAIWGSIVGGPIGGAIYARRRGFAVTELMDICGLGLILGMAIGRLGDIVNGEHHGALAQAFPFSVTFTHPLTLGEIGIPVHLAVGYELIWDMLVFAVCAWLLHRRALPRHGMVFWAMIALYSLGRFWVQFFRLDQPFVFGLSQAQFLSFAVGALAVWILVYHWTSANRSGANATLEAFEDEWDERQEAIAAASAATKA from the coding sequence ATGATCGAGATCAACATCGACCCGACGCTGCTCAGGCTCGGGCCTCTGATGATTACGTGGCACGGGTTTTTCACCGCCGTGGGCGTGCTGGCCGGGATCTGGCTGGCAACGCGCTTCGCCGTGGAGCGAGGGTACACCGAAGACGACATTATGTCGATTGCCCTCTGGTGCGTCGTGGGCGGCATCGTCGGTGCGCGCCTCTTCCACGTGATCGACGCCTGGGAGTACTACGCGGCGGACCCGCTGGCCATCCTGCGCGTTAACGAGGGCGGCCTGGCGATCTGGGGCAGCATCGTCGGCGGCCCGATCGGCGGCGCGATCTACGCGCGCCGGCGCGGCTTCGCCGTGACCGAGCTGATGGACATCTGCGGCCTCGGGCTGATCCTGGGCATGGCCATCGGCCGCCTCGGCGACATCGTCAATGGCGAGCACCACGGGGCGCTCGCGCAGGCGTTCCCGTTCTCGGTGACGTTCACGCACCCGCTGACTCTCGGCGAGATCGGCATCCCCGTCCACCTGGCCGTGGGCTACGAGCTGATCTGGGACATGCTGGTCTTCGCCGTCTGCGCGTGGCTGCTCCACCGGCGGGCGCTCCCGCGCCATGGGATGGTCTTCTGGGCGATGATCGCGCTGTACTCGCTGGGGCGGTTCTGGGTGCAGTTTTTCCGGCTGGATCAGCCGTTCGTCTTCGGTCTGAGTCAGGCCCAGTTCCTGTCGTTCGCGGTGGGGGCGCTGGCAGTCTGGATCCTGGTCTACCACTGGACGAGCGCGAACCGTTCCGGCGCGAACGCCACCCTCGAAGCCTTCGAGGACGAATGGGACGAGCGCCAGGAGGCCATCGCGGCAGCCAGCGCCGCCACGAAGGCGTAG